A window of Exiguobacterium sp. FSL W8-0210 contains these coding sequences:
- a CDS encoding inorganic phosphate transporter, whose translation MDSLFIITAIIVILALSFDFINGFHDTANSIATSVSTRALKPRHAIILAASMNFLGAITFTGVAKTISGDIVDPSTLEHGSYVVIAALISAIAWNLLTWYFGIPSSSSHTLIGSIAGAAVASVGFGGIEAKGFLKIVQALLISPVLAFTLGFIVYAIFKVIFKKGNLAKTNRRFRHVQIATAALQSYTHGTNDAQKAMGIITLALISSGYQTDHEVATWVKLSCAIAMGLGTSVGGWRIIKTVGGQIMKIRPVNGVAADLTSAAIIFGATAIHLPVSTTHVISSAILGVGTSHRKKGVKWGTAQRMLITWVITLPISMAFAALIYYILDFLFIK comes from the coding sequence ATGGATAGCCTGTTTATCATCACCGCCATAATCGTGATTCTCGCACTTAGCTTCGACTTCATCAACGGTTTCCACGATACAGCGAACTCGATCGCGACTTCGGTGTCGACTCGTGCTTTGAAACCACGTCATGCCATCATCTTGGCTGCATCGATGAACTTCCTAGGTGCAATCACGTTCACTGGAGTCGCAAAAACGATCTCTGGTGACATCGTTGACCCGTCAACACTTGAACATGGTAGCTACGTCGTCATCGCTGCCTTGATTTCAGCCATTGCCTGGAACCTTTTGACTTGGTACTTCGGTATTCCGTCAAGTTCTTCGCATACACTGATCGGTTCGATTGCTGGTGCTGCTGTTGCCTCTGTTGGATTCGGAGGAATCGAAGCAAAAGGCTTCTTGAAAATCGTTCAAGCCTTGCTCATTTCACCAGTACTCGCATTCACACTTGGTTTCATCGTTTATGCAATCTTTAAAGTCATCTTCAAAAAAGGAAACTTGGCGAAGACGAATCGTCGCTTCCGTCATGTTCAAATTGCAACCGCTGCTTTGCAGTCGTATACACACGGTACGAACGACGCACAAAAAGCGATGGGGATCATCACGCTTGCTTTGATCTCATCTGGTTATCAAACAGATCACGAAGTTGCGACTTGGGTTAAACTCTCATGTGCGATCGCGATGGGTCTCGGAACATCTGTCGGTGGATGGCGGATCATCAAAACAGTTGGTGGTCAAATCATGAAAATCCGTCCGGTCAATGGGGTTGCAGCTGACTTAACATCAGCAGCGATCATCTTTGGAGCGACAGCGATTCATCTTCCGGTTTCGACGACACACGTCATCTCTTCTGCCATCTTGGGTGTAGGTACATCACACCGTAAGAAAGGTGTAAAATGGGGAACTGCACAACGTATGCTCATCACATGGGTCATCACATTGCCGATTTCGATGGCTTTCGCTGCCTTGATCTACTATATTCTCGACTTCTTATTCATTAAATAA
- a CDS encoding YojF family protein, whose protein sequence is MQAIDVQEIQRYIDEHANTPLYVHVETTNGAYATHQDPTFHSAGMFFRNAEITYERGLITGNGPYRIGLKLAHGWLYGEGLTDFEFAGEQLLIAGHDIEGRLAIAFELSPTPFAQGAEEVDA, encoded by the coding sequence ATGCAAGCCATTGATGTACAAGAAATACAGCGTTATATCGACGAACATGCGAATACACCGTTATATGTACACGTCGAGACGACGAACGGTGCCTACGCGACGCACCAAGATCCAACTTTCCATAGCGCGGGGATGTTTTTCCGTAATGCGGAAATCACTTACGAACGTGGTCTGATCACAGGAAACGGACCTTACCGGATCGGTTTGAAACTTGCCCACGGCTGGTTATACGGTGAAGGATTGACTGACTTCGAATTTGCTGGGGAACAATTGTTGATTGCCGGTCACGATATCGAAGGACGTCTTGCGATTGCTTTTGAACTTAGCCCGACACCATTCGCTCAAGGTGCAGAGGAGGTAGACGCATGA
- a CDS encoding DUF47 domain-containing protein, producing MFSKKQDPFAVKLSEIAGHLKTTSQFFVDFKINGIADVKEFAHKVKDFETAGDDLMHQLIIDLNNAFITPIDREDLLALANALDDVLDGFEECSAIFEIYNIVQADEHMIKFVDEINIAVTELAMSMDLLVARKLQPMREHVIKIKEQETICDNLRRKSIKALFATETDPIKIIQYKEIYESLESIADYCQDAANVIETIIMKNA from the coding sequence ATGTTTAGTAAAAAACAAGATCCATTCGCAGTGAAATTATCCGAAATCGCAGGACACTTAAAAACGACTTCGCAATTCTTCGTTGACTTTAAAATCAACGGCATCGCGGATGTAAAAGAATTTGCACATAAAGTAAAAGACTTCGAAACAGCTGGGGACGATTTGATGCACCAGTTGATCATCGACTTGAACAATGCGTTCATCACGCCGATCGACCGTGAAGACTTACTCGCACTTGCTAACGCACTTGATGACGTCTTAGACGGTTTTGAAGAATGTTCAGCGATCTTCGAAATCTACAATATCGTTCAAGCAGACGAGCACATGATCAAGTTCGTCGATGAAATCAACATCGCTGTCACAGAACTCGCGATGTCAATGGATCTTCTTGTTGCACGTAAATTGCAACCGATGCGTGAACACGTCATCAAAATCAAAGAACAAGAGACGATTTGTGACAACCTACGCCGTAAATCGATCAAAGCATTGTTCGCAACAGAAACAGATCCAATTAAAATCATCCAATATAAAGAAATCTATGAATCGCTCGAATCAATCGCGGACTACTGCCAAGATGCAGCTAACGTCATTGAAACGATCATCATGAAAAACGCTTAA
- the queC gene encoding 7-cyano-7-deazaguanine synthase QueC encodes MKKERALVVFSGGQDSTTCLFQALKQYEEVEVVTFNYGQRHAQELEVARDIASELGVKHHELDLSLLSQLTSNALTDHSQTITTNEDGLPSTFVDGRNHLFLSFAAVLAKGRGIRHIVTGVCETDFSGYPDCRDAFIKSLNVTLNLAMDYPFVLHTPLMWLDKKETWALADSLGAFDFVRNRTLTCYNGVIGDGCGECPACELRKNGLDAYIKEVQHT; translated from the coding sequence ATGAAAAAAGAACGTGCTCTTGTCGTCTTTAGTGGCGGCCAAGACTCGACGACTTGTCTGTTTCAAGCATTGAAACAGTATGAAGAAGTCGAAGTCGTGACGTTTAATTACGGACAACGTCATGCACAAGAACTCGAAGTCGCACGCGACATCGCCTCTGAGCTCGGTGTCAAACACCATGAGCTTGATCTCTCTCTTCTCAGTCAACTAACGAGTAACGCCTTGACTGACCACAGCCAAACCATCACGACGAATGAAGATGGTCTCCCTTCTACTTTCGTAGATGGACGAAACCACCTGTTTCTTTCGTTCGCAGCCGTCCTCGCGAAAGGACGCGGAATCCGTCATATCGTCACTGGCGTATGTGAAACGGACTTTTCTGGTTACCCAGACTGCCGTGATGCCTTCATCAAGTCACTGAACGTGACATTGAACCTTGCAATGGACTATCCATTCGTACTGCACACGCCACTCATGTGGCTCGACAAAAAAGAAACGTGGGCGCTTGCCGACTCGCTCGGTGCGTTTGATTTCGTTCGAAATCGCACGTTGACGTGTTACAACGGCGTCATTGGAGATGGTTGCGGCGAATGCCCGGCCTGTGAATTACGAAAAAATGGATTAGATGCATACATCAAGGAGGTTCAACACACATGA
- a CDS encoding bifunctional hydroxymethylpyrimidine kinase/phosphomethylpyrimidine kinase: MTKRKALTIAGSDTSGGAGIQADLKTFQELGVYGMNALTVIVAQDPDHSWHHAVYPIDTELVRTQIHTVLGGIGVDAMKTGMLPTVEIIEAVAEKIKSSGVQNVVIDPVMVCKGEDEVLNPDTANALRDVLTPLATVVTPNVFEAGQLSGLGKTPATIDEMKLAAARIHEKGAQYVLVKGGSKIDHPQAVDVLYDGKEFILIEDERIETPYTHGAGCTYSAAITAELAKGASVEAAVRTAKSFITSAIRHSFRLNEYVGPTDHAAHRIVQS; the protein is encoded by the coding sequence ATGACAAAACGTAAAGCCTTAACGATTGCTGGTTCCGACACGAGCGGTGGAGCTGGTATTCAAGCTGATTTGAAAACATTCCAAGAACTTGGTGTCTATGGAATGAATGCTTTGACGGTCATCGTCGCCCAAGACCCTGATCACTCTTGGCACCATGCGGTTTACCCAATCGACACAGAACTCGTCCGGACACAAATCCACACGGTCCTTGGAGGTATTGGTGTTGATGCGATGAAGACGGGTATGCTCCCGACTGTCGAAATCATTGAAGCCGTAGCTGAGAAAATCAAATCATCCGGCGTTCAAAACGTCGTGATTGATCCTGTCATGGTCTGTAAAGGTGAAGACGAAGTACTGAACCCTGATACGGCAAACGCACTTCGTGATGTCTTGACACCACTTGCGACGGTCGTCACACCGAACGTCTTCGAAGCCGGACAACTGTCGGGCCTTGGTAAGACACCAGCAACGATCGACGAGATGAAACTTGCAGCAGCACGGATTCACGAAAAAGGTGCGCAATACGTTCTTGTCAAAGGTGGCAGCAAGATTGACCATCCACAAGCAGTTGACGTGCTTTATGACGGAAAAGAGTTTATCCTGATTGAGGACGAACGAATCGAGACACCGTACACGCACGGTGCTGGCTGCACGTACTCTGCAGCAATCACGGCCGAACTCGCAAAAGGTGCATCGGTAGAAGCTGCTGTCCGTACAGCAAAATCTTTCATCACTTCCGCGATTCGTCATTCATTCCGTTTGAATGAATACGTCGGACCAACTGATCACGCTGCACATCGTATAGTCCAGTCTTGA
- the queD gene encoding 6-carboxytetrahydropterin synthase QueD, with protein sequence MTFNYEAPETVERPTGDSLIYTKSRVMIVKKLTFDAAHHLYDYDGKCRALHGHTYHVDMGISGFLDHRGMTLDFGDLKKIFKTHLEPLLDHRYLNESLPYMNTTAENMAAWIFETLGQHLPDERGLRVEFVKLYETPTAFAEVRREWMNEA encoded by the coding sequence ATGACATTCAATTACGAAGCACCTGAAACGGTCGAGCGCCCGACTGGCGACTCGCTTATCTATACGAAATCTCGCGTCATGATTGTCAAAAAATTAACGTTTGACGCAGCGCACCATCTATATGATTACGATGGAAAATGCCGTGCGCTTCATGGTCATACGTACCATGTCGATATGGGCATCAGTGGTTTTCTTGATCACCGCGGTATGACACTTGATTTTGGTGATCTTAAGAAAATCTTTAAAACACATCTCGAACCACTTCTCGATCACCGTTATTTAAATGAATCATTACCATACATGAATACAACAGCTGAAAACATGGCGGCGTGGATTTTTGAGACGCTCGGTCAACACCTTCCAGACGAACGTGGACTTCGTGTCGAATTCGTCAAACTCTATGAGACGCCGACTGCTTTTGCTGAAGTCCGTCGTGAGTGGATGAACGAAGCATGA
- the bshB2 gene encoding bacillithiol biosynthesis deacetylase BshB2 produces MTHEDHLLVVFPHPDDEAFSSAGTIIEHAENRGPVTYACLTLGEMGRNMGRPVFTNREQLATIRKRELIDAAEKMKISDLQMWGLRDKTVEFEDEAALADRILTLIQQTRPTRLISFYPGYAVHPDHEATARAVVRALRMMDPADRPEFLAVAFANNTKEELGEGTFIHDVSAYTDQKIKALEAHASQTGGLMKVISEDSNIRDLLLKERYYHYPL; encoded by the coding sequence ATGACACACGAAGATCATTTACTCGTCGTCTTCCCTCACCCGGATGACGAAGCTTTCAGTTCTGCCGGTACGATCATCGAGCACGCAGAAAATCGTGGTCCTGTCACATATGCTTGTTTGACGCTCGGTGAGATGGGCCGTAACATGGGACGCCCTGTCTTTACGAACCGGGAACAGCTCGCAACGATTCGCAAACGTGAGTTGATCGATGCAGCTGAAAAAATGAAGATTTCGGATCTCCAAATGTGGGGACTTCGCGATAAGACCGTTGAATTCGAGGATGAAGCGGCACTTGCTGACCGTATCCTTACCTTGATTCAACAGACGCGCCCGACTCGCTTGATTTCATTTTATCCGGGTTACGCGGTCCATCCCGATCACGAAGCGACAGCTCGCGCCGTCGTTCGTGCCCTTCGGATGATGGATCCTGCCGATCGCCCTGAGTTCCTTGCGGTCGCTTTTGCGAACAATACGAAAGAAGAGCTTGGAGAAGGAACATTCATTCACGATGTCAGTGCCTATACGGATCAAAAGATCAAGGCACTCGAAGCACACGCTTCACAAACAGGTGGTTTGATGAAAGTCATCTCGGAAGACTCGAACATCCGTGACCTGCTCCTCAAAGAACGCTATTACCACTATCCGCTGTAA
- a CDS encoding helix-turn-helix domain-containing protein, translated as MKEGIQPIGQYGQRIRTLRERHQLDQHTLAELTKMTPEVIRCIENSIVDPSFSMIERLVRALQITSDHLLRHIYIWSSEVIGQHDRTTLIDIPSS; from the coding sequence ATGAAAGAAGGGATTCAACCGATCGGGCAGTACGGTCAGCGGATTCGTACATTACGAGAACGTCATCAGTTAGATCAGCATACATTAGCTGAATTGACTAAAATGACACCTGAGGTGATTCGATGTATCGAAAATAGCATTGTGGATCCGTCTTTTTCGATGATTGAGCGGCTGGTCCGTGCTTTGCAGATTACTTCGGATCATTTGTTACGGCATATTTATATTTGGTCATCTGAAGTCATCGGTCAGCACGATCGTACGACCTTGATCGACATCCCATCGAGTTAA
- the queF gene encoding preQ(1) synthase, whose amino-acid sequence MRPEDLNDLSLLGQKAVPYIFEYQPEVLEAFPNRHPENDYFVKFNAPEFTSLCPITNQPDFATIYISYIPDEKLVESKSLKLYLFSFRNHGDFHENCINVIGKDLVKLMEPRYLEVWGKFTPRGGISIDPYYNYGKPGTKYERMAEHRLFNHDLYPETVDNR is encoded by the coding sequence ATGCGACCTGAAGACTTAAACGATTTGTCATTACTCGGCCAAAAAGCCGTACCTTATATTTTCGAATACCAACCAGAAGTACTCGAAGCGTTTCCGAACCGCCATCCGGAAAATGATTACTTCGTGAAATTCAATGCACCAGAATTTACGAGCCTTTGCCCGATTACGAATCAACCGGACTTCGCGACGATCTACATTTCGTATATCCCGGATGAAAAACTCGTCGAATCGAAATCACTTAAATTGTATCTATTCAGCTTCCGTAATCACGGTGATTTCCACGAGAACTGCATCAACGTCATCGGGAAAGATCTCGTGAAATTGATGGAACCGCGCTACCTCGAAGTGTGGGGGAAATTTACGCCACGTGGTGGAATTTCGATTGACCCGTACTACAACTACGGAAAACCTGGTACAAAATATGAACGAATGGCAGAACATCGTCTATTCAATCACGATCTCTATCCTGAGACTGTCGATAATCGTTAA
- the queE gene encoding 7-carboxy-7-deazaguanine synthase QueE: protein MSALTKTPKIPVLEIFGPTFQGEGRSIGQKTMFVRTGGCDYSCSWCDSAFTWDGSEKPELLTAETIMERLDALGSYGHVTISGGNPLLHASIGTLVEALKERNITMSVETQGSYWQNWLLDIDDVTLSPKPPSSGMKIDFDRLDVFFKRLPEQQRAVKIVIFDEADLDFAAMISERYALKTLYLSLGNPDPHEEGTIAPRMLHDLKTLWERVARDERFNHARVLPQLHALVFANDRGV, encoded by the coding sequence ATGAGTGCCTTAACGAAAACGCCAAAAATTCCGGTTCTCGAGATTTTCGGACCAACGTTCCAAGGGGAAGGACGATCAATCGGTCAAAAGACGATGTTCGTCCGAACCGGTGGCTGCGACTATTCCTGTTCGTGGTGTGACTCCGCCTTCACATGGGATGGTTCTGAAAAACCCGAACTCTTGACGGCAGAGACGATCATGGAACGCCTCGATGCACTCGGCTCTTACGGACATGTCACGATTTCCGGTGGGAACCCGTTACTTCATGCTTCGATCGGTACGCTGGTTGAGGCATTAAAAGAACGAAACATCACGATGTCGGTTGAGACACAAGGTTCTTACTGGCAAAATTGGTTGCTTGATATCGATGACGTCACACTCAGTCCTAAACCCCCTTCAAGTGGCATGAAGATTGATTTTGATCGTTTGGATGTTTTTTTCAAGCGTCTACCGGAACAACAGCGTGCCGTTAAAATCGTTATTTTTGATGAGGCAGATCTCGACTTCGCGGCGATGATTTCAGAGCGATATGCCTTAAAAACGCTCTATCTATCACTTGGAAATCCGGATCCGCACGAAGAAGGAACGATCGCCCCACGGATGTTACACGATCTAAAAACACTTTGGGAACGCGTCGCCCGTGATGAACGCTTTAATCACGCGCGTGTTCTACCACAATTACATGCCCTCGTTTTTGCAAACGACCGTGGCGTTTAA